ctCTCGCCTGCACCCAGGGCTAGCCGAGCCCCGTGGGTGTGCCCCCGTGTCCCGGGGTTTATAGAAAGGGGGTCCAAGCTCAGGAGAAAGCCCGAGTTGCCTGTGGCCGGGCCCTTCCGAGGGCTGGCACCCGAGCGACTCCAGGCGGCTTCGCTGCCATGGGAAGACAAAGCCGAGGTCCAGGGTGGGCCCTGACTTGCCGAGGCTTGAACCCTGACCTTGAACCGCTCCCCCAGAAACAAATCCGTCTCGGCAGGGGTTGAGCCCCCCAGCTCCTTAGCTAGAGGGGATCGTGACCCCAAATCTCACCCCCTCCTCTCCGGGTCTCAGCGTTAGGGCCAAAAGCGGAGGCCCCGGGGCTTGCAGCCGGGCTGCCCCTGGTCATCCAGGAACCCTGCTGGGCGGGGCCAGGCGGCTCTCCCAGggggcccgggggggggggggggggtggggtggggggaccCTCGGGCAGAGGCAGAAGGGATCGGTgagttttttctgaaatggggtcATCAGCTGCTGGCCTGGGAGGCAGTCAGTGACCGGGGCCGCCAAGGCCGGCTGGCCAAACCCTCTCTGCCCCCAGGACCGCCTGGGTTCAGAAGATCAAAGCGGCTTCGGAGCAGTACATCGAGACTGAGAAGCGGAGGCGGGAAAAGGCCTATCAAGGTAGGGGCGGGTCCGGGGTGTCTTTGGAGCCGGACCCCCCAGGGGGAGGGACCGGGTCGGGGCGGCCCAGGGGGCTGAGCGGCCcggccccctcccccactcccagcTCTTTGTCCAGACCTGGCCAGCTCCTTCCCCAGCCCCCCCCTCCATGAGACAGTGTCAGGGCCTTGCCCCAAACAGGAACAGGAGGGGCTGGTGCAGGTGGGGGGCGCCAGGGGGCCTAGAGGAGCAGCTCAGGAAGGAGCACCCTGTGAGCCGAGCTCAGAGGAGGCAGCCCCCCCCCCTGGGGCCCGAGGCTCAGAACAGTGGCTGCCCCCGCCCGCCTCTCTCCCCTTCCCGAAGGAGCTGCCATCTTGCTCGGCCGGCCCAGGGCTGACCCCCTTCCTTCAGCCTCCCCCCCTCACCTCGGGTTTCACGCCCCCGTCGGCCAGAGCCGTTGCCCTCCTCCCCTTTGCACCCCCGACCATCCCGCGGCCTCCGGGTGCGGCCCCCGGTCCCTCCCCCGTCCGTCCTCGGCGGCGCTCACGGCTTTCTCCCGCCCCCGCTCCCCATTGGTCGCCGGGCCGCGGTCCCTTCCGTCTGGGATCCAATCGCGGCTCTGGGCTGGGCGGCCTGACGGTCACCCCCCCCCAGGCCGCGTCCCCCTTGGCCCTTTGGGGCGCCCTTCCGGAGTGGGTTCCCTGGCCCCGGGGCCCGAGAGTCCGCGCGTtaggccggggggggggggggggggcgcggcCCCGTCAGGCCGACCCCTCCGCTTCCTGGCAGCGCGCTCGCAGAAGTCGTCGGGCATCGGGCGGCTGATGGTGCACGTCATCGAAGCCTCGGAGCTGAAGGCCTGCAAGCCCAATGGTGAGCGCTGAGCcccgggcgggggggggggggggggggacggcCGGCCCGGGCTCCCGGCCATCGCCGCTGTGCCCCGTGCAGGTAAAAGCAACCCCTACTGCGAGGTCAGCCTGGGCTCGCAGAGCTTCACCACGCGGACCCTGCAGGACACGCTGAGCCCCAAGTGGAACTTCAACTGCCAGTTCTTCATCCGGGACCTCTACCAGGACGTGCTGTGCCTGACCCTGTTTGACCGGGACCAGTTCTCCCCGGACGGTGGGCGGGGCGGAGGGCGGGGGGGAGGGCGGGGGGCGGGCCCTCGGGCCGGGCTCTGACGGGCTTTGGGTGGTTCCCCCGCAGATTTCCTGGGCCGGACCGAAATCCCCGTGGCCAAGATCCGGACGGAGCAGGAGAGCAAGGGGCCCACCACCCGCCGCCTGCTGCTGCACGAGGTCCCCACGGGCGAGGTCTGGGTCCGCCTGGACCTGCAGCTCTTCGAGCAGAAGCCGCTGCTCTAGGGCCGGGCCTGGGTCCCTCCGAGGGGCCGGAGAGACGGACTTGAAATACTGTGACCTTTGATGCCGTggagaatatttttgtttttgcttttctcaaGAAGCCTAAATTATTTGGGTCAAAGGCTCTGGGTTTGTGTCCTGGCGGCGGCGGGCACGCGCCAACGTGTGCAGGGGGAGAGCTACAGACTGGTGGGCACGACCCGCTGTGATGGGGGGTGAGGGGGAGCCCGAGGGGCGGCGGGCCGGGGGCGCCCCGGCATCTCGCCTTCAGGTTGGGTTTGGGCTTGCTGGGGGCCAGCTCATGGCGGTGGGGGGGGGTAAAGGAGCCTCCCCAGGGCCGGGGTCCATTGTGTGGTACACAAACAAGTGGCTTTATTTGGCCCTCAGGCTACCGGGTGCTCTCCCATGTTcccccaacccccccaaaaaaaacccatcagCCTCCTAGGAGCAGAAACGTCGCCCCCAAAACTGGGGGAAATCCACCCAGCCCCCTGCAGAGGCAGAGCCCCTGGGGGCAGCTCCTCAAGTTCAGTGCCCCCCAGGAGGAAACATGGAGCTTCTGGTTGCCAGCTCAGGCGGGTGCTGGGGCCCACGCCGACCTCCTCATGGCCAGTGCGAGGCCTGGCCCGGGCTGGGGATGTAGGCCGGCCTCTCCTGGTATCTGGGGCAGAAAGGGCACAGAGGACCCCCTGAGCCGCTGGGCACCCCCAGCACCCCCCAAGTCCAGATGGGAGCTGGGCCCCCCAGCAGAGGCTCACTTACGCGGGGCGCACTTTGTGGCTGGCGGGCCGCGTGAGGGACCTGAGCAAGGGCGGCCGGTGGGCCCAGGCCTCGGCAGCCCTGCTGCTGGCCCTGGTGCTGCCCACCTCGTCCAGGTCCAGCGTGCTGAGGGCCGAAGACATCTGCCCCGGGACCAGACGAGAGTTGGGGATCCTCGGAGGGCCAAGAGCCCTCCCACACCCCCCCAGGGGGGCTCTTATCCACCAGAGGATCAGCTCCCCAGGAGCTGGGCTTCCCGGCGGGTGGGGGGGGCGCTCCCCTGTTCCCAGCTCACCGCCTTCTCCTGTGCGTCCTCCAGGATGGGGAAGTGCCTCGGGCCCGCCGACTGACTCCTCCCCACGGTGGCTGGCCTGGTGTGGGCCCTGAAGGGAACCCGGAAGGAAAGGGGGTCCCCCTGGGCCGGACCTGCCAGGGGGCGCTTTCTGCACCCCCATCATCGGGCACCGTCCGGGGGGCCGAGTTTGACCAGGGCGCCACCGGGACCCGGAGCTGGCCTCCGCCCGGTGACGGCCGGCCTCCGTGAGGAGGCAGCACGGGCCGGCCCGGCCTGGAGATGGCCCGAGGCCTGGAAGTCGGCCCAAGGGGCCCCTCTGCGTCGCTCCTCCTATCGCCCCCGCCCTGCCCCCGGGGGCCGCCCCGCGCACCTGCTTCGGGAGAAGCCTCGGCCTTCGGCGGGCGCCGAGGCGGGGCATCTGCGGGGCCGGGCGAAGGAGAAGCGGGGCAGCCCCGCCAACTGCCGGGCCTTCTCCGCTTCCTTGAACTCCTTCATCGTGTATCTCCTCCCTGCAGGGACAGCGGGACCCCGAGGGATTCCCCCAGGCTCCCCCCAAGCCGGGAGCGGGGGAGGGGCCCGCCACAGCGCGGCTCCCGCCCTGCCCCCGGTCCGCGCGCGCGCCCCCGCAGCCCCGCCCACCTCCTCCCGGCCCGTCGCTGGCCCTGGTCCTGACGGGACGCGCCGTCCCGCCCGCGGGAGCCTGCGCCCCCGCCTCCTTCGGCCCCCGGCCGGCCCCTCCCCGGCCCCCTCCCGGCCTTCACCGCGGAAGCGCTCGTcgctttcctccccctccccgagGGGCAGCGGAGACCTCAGGGACCGAGGCTCGGACGCCAGGCGGGCAGAGAGCTCCGGGCTCGGGCCGAGCCCGGCGCGGGGCGTCACGGGCGAGGCGCGCTGGGATTGGTTGTCGGCGGCGGGGGGCGGGGCGGGCACCTGTCTCACACTGGAGAATGGCTCGGTTCTCCTCGTCCCGGTCTTGCTGGGCTTGCCACACGGGGTCCCGGAACGGAGGGACCAGGACCTGGGAGAGAGGCGACGCCCACCGGGGCTCCGGGAGGCGTCTCGGGAAGCGGCGGGCCCTCGGGGCGAGAGGGCGAAGGGCGCCggccgcggggggggggggggggagggggagaggggcgCCGGCGGGGGGGGGCCGAGGGGGCGAAGGGCGCCGgccgcggggggggggggcgaagggcgccggcggggggggggggccgaGGGGGTGAAGGGCGCCGGCcgcgggaggggggaggggcgaAGGGCGCCGGCGGGGGGGGGGCCGAGGGGGTGAAGGGCGCCGGCCGCGGGGGGGGGAGGGGCGAAGGGCGCCGGCGGGGGGGGGCCGAGGGGGTGAAGGGCGCCGGCCAGAGGGGCGAAGGAGCAGGAGGGAATTGGGCGCGCCCTTCTGAGGCCATGACGGGCCGTGTCCCCCAGTCCCAGGGGGTCCCTGCTGGCAGCTCAGGAGCGTCCGCGTGGTGACCCCCGTCTCCCCCCCCTGCGCCCTCGGAAGGGCACGAGGCCAGTCCGGCGGAGGGCAGTACCTTGAGATACGCCGGGTCCTTATTCCTCATGTAGAAAGGGTCGTACTCCCGCGGGTCGTAGTGATCAATGAAAGTTCTGCCCTGGGGGAGGGAGCAGGAGGCGGTGGGGGGGGGCGTCTGCGGGGGCCCCGAGCCAGGACCGAGACACGGCCCCTCCTGCACGGCCGCTGCCACGGAGACCCCGCGGAGCAAGGGGGAGGCGGGGAGGCCGCCGCTCCGAGAATCCCGTGGGGGCTGCCTGGAGGTGGGCGAGGGCTCCCATCCAGACTCAAGGGGGGACGGTCCTCCACCCCAGGGCTCTGAGCAAGCTTCTCGGGACCCTGCCCACGCCCCACAAACTCCTGCCTCCGGGCCTTTGCCTGAGCCGTTCCCCCTCCCTCTATGTCCCAGATCCCCTGCTTTCCTCAGGTTTAAGCACCGGAAAGGACGTTAGATCGGGGAACCTGAATCTGGGATGGGGGggttccttccccttctccccccccccccccagggaagCTCCTTGCAGCCCCAGAGCTTAGTCTAGGAGCCGGGACACCCACAAGTCACCTAATTAACGCGTGACTGCTACAGAACTCCCCAGGgctgcccctccccccctcccctctgtCCCTGCCCTGCTCCTGGGGACCCCCTCCAGATCCTCCCCCTCCGGCCCTCCGAGGCATAAGGGGCACCTGGAGGAGTCTGAACGAGGGAGGCCCGGGCCAGGCCGGGTGAGGAAAGGCAAAGAACAGGCCGGAAGCACAGGCTGATGGGCTGGGGAGGAGGGGGTCGGCActgagagggaggagggggtCGGCActgagagggaggagggggtCGGCACTGAGAGGGGAGCAGGAGGGTTgggacagagagggaggagggggacagagagggaggagggggtcAGCACCGGAGGGAGGAGGGGGTCGGCACTGAGAGGGAGAATGGAGGCCCCCCCCTCCAGGGGATAGAGACTCCCCGCTTCTGATGATTCAGGGGGCCCAAAGGACCCCTAGGACCACCAAGTATTGCAGTGTCTGGCGGGGACCCCCGGCACgctgtgagagacagagacaccaaAAGGTCACATGAGTCAGTGGTCACAACATGGCTGCCAGAGGTCAGGGGGCAGAGGAAGATCCCTGGTCCCGGTCCCTGAGGAGCTCCGTGAACTGCTCTGTACAAAACAGGCGGGAAGGCCCCGGGGGCAGGGTGCCGGAAAGCCAGAGGGTCCGCAGCCCCCAGCCGCGATGCAGAAGGCAGATTCTGGGAAACGGCCCCCCCACAAGTACCCGGGAGCAGAGCTCGGCCTGAAAAGTCACAGAGGAAACAGGAAAGAGCCAGTGCAGGAGCAGCAGATGCCCACGGGAGATCCCAGGGGCTGCTTGGAAAGGCCACCAAGAACTCTGAGGGGGGAGGGGCCGGTGCTggcccttctccctcttcctagGCTGTCATCTCCACTAGAGGGGGGGTCCCTGGAGGACCCAGCAggagcttccccccccccccccccccggcacAGAAAACACTTGATAAAAGCGGCCGACTGACCAATGGCTAACCCGGGGACTTGCAGAAAGGGCCTGGA
The DNA window shown above is from Sminthopsis crassicaudata isolate SCR6 chromosome 2, ASM4859323v1, whole genome shotgun sequence and carries:
- the LOC141553889 gene encoding protein FAM228B-like encodes the protein MEKPFCCSRLSRFGVRDWPEPKSMAFLEALAKYDVDTAVQLILCREKFIVKEVYKYLDYQDMLRVRRRELMYRKWVRNVGDPLQQLITQRVAATHLTAKEKLEAADNYLKYSNKMGRTFIDHYDPREYDPFYMRNKDPAYLKVLVPPFRDPVWQAQQDRDEENRAILQCETGRRYTMKEFKEAEKARQLAGLPRFSFARPRRCPASAPAEGRGFSRSRAHTRPATVGRSQSAGPRHFPILEDAQEKAMSSALSTLDLDEVGSTRASSRAAEAWAHRPPLLRSLTRPASHKVRPAYQERPAYIPSPGQASHWP